A single genomic interval of Hevea brasiliensis isolate MT/VB/25A 57/8 chromosome 4, ASM3005281v1, whole genome shotgun sequence harbors:
- the LOC110654039 gene encoding uncharacterized protein LOC110654039, which yields MLLRSTSTPILKTYANAAAAAYGCQLSAQEADLGPKFSPSRTVSLSLKRTSSEGELRLFSIAKESILSKSPRSAVVVNDKEGMSVRMETASLLSDRSSVALADVKEVEEEEEVEEMEMVSVGGGLGGGVGNSGGRRGSGGGRGDGSSWDSEHMDKYYQSMIRTYPADGLLLANYAKFLKEVRGDTLKAEELCERAMVANARDGNVLSMYGDLIWNNHKDGARAQSYFDQAIQSSPNNCYVLASYARFLWDAEEEDQGEGNEEKGVHFSSLSPCEPSHKISHGYAHLTATS from the exons ATGCTTTTGAGAAGCACTTCTACACCCATCTTGAAAACCTACGCTAATGCTGCTGCTGCTGCATATGGTTGCCAATTATCAGCTCAGGAAGCTGATCTCGGTCCCAAGTTTTCGCCGTCGAGGACTGTCTCCTTAAGCCTTAAACGGACATCATCAGAAGGCGAGCTTAGGCTCTTCTCCATAGCCAAGGAAAGCATATTATCGAAAAGTCCTAGGTCAGCTGTTGTCGTTAATGATAAGGAAGGGATGAGCGTGCGCATGGAAACTGCGTCTCTTCTTTCTGACAGGTCGTCGGTGGCTCTCGCTGATGTAAAGGAGGTGGAGGAAGAGGAGGAGGTGGAGGAAATGGAAATGGTCTCCGTGGGTGGTGGACTTGGAGGTGGTGTTGGCAATAGTGGTGGACGTCGCGGCAGCGGTGGCGGCAGAGGTGATGGGTCGTCCTGGGATTCAGAACACATGGATAAATATTATCAAAGCATGATAAGGACGTATCCTGCAGATGGTCTTCTTCTTGCAAACTATGCCAAATTCTTGAAAGAG GTACGAGGTGACACTCTGAAAGCTGAGGAACTCTGTGAAAGGGCAATGGTAGCAAATGCAAGAGATGGAAATGTTCTGTCTATGTATGGAGATCTCATTTGGAATAACCATAAGGATGGTGCTCGTGCTCAGAGTTACTTTGATCAAGCTATTCAATCCTCTCCTAATAACTg TTATGTTCTTGCATCTTATGCTCGATTCCTGTGGGATGCTGAGGAAGAGGACCAAGGAGAGGGAAATGAAGAGAAAGGAGTTCACTTCAGTAGTTTGTCTCCATGCGAACCATCTCACAAAATTTCACATGGATATGCTCATCTGACTGCAACATCTTAA